The genomic window GCCAAGGGAGGAGGGGGTAGCTCCTAtcagctgttgttgtcttggtggtagtagtagtagtagtagtagtagtagtagtagtagtatataatgtGGTCTTACCTCTCCAAGGGAGGAGGGGGTAGCTCCTATCAGCTGTTGTAGTTATAgtattagtggtagtggtagtggtagtggtagtagtagtagtagtagtagtagtagtagtagtatataatgtGGTCTTACCTCGCCAAGGGAGGAGGGGGTAGCTCCTATCAGCTgttgtagtactagtagtagtggtagtagtagtagtgtgatCTTACCTCTCCAAGGGAGGAGGGGGTAGCTCCTATCAGCTGTTGTAGTTATAgtattagtggtagtggtagtggtagtggtagtagtagtagtagtagtagtagtagtatataatgtGGTCTTACCTCTCCAATGGAGGAGGGGGTAGCTCCTAtcagctgttgttgtcttggtggtagtagtagtagtagtagtagtagtagtagtatataatgtGGTCTTACCTCTCCAATGGAGGAGGGGGTAGCTCCTAtcagctgttgttgtcttggtggtagtagtagtagtagtagtagtagtagtagtagtagataatGTGGTCTTACCTCTCCAAGGGAGGAGGGGGTAGCTCCTAtcagctgttgttgtcttggtggtagtagtagtaacaatcATTTTTATGGGAGCATCATTTGAGGAGAATATTTATTTGACACAGACCATTATTAACAGCATCATGATGATCTGTGTAACATGATGATATCACAGGTGAACGAAACCGATGACTGATCAGAACAGAAACCAGTATTGAATCACAGTCTGATTTGGCAAACAAAAGCTGAACATGCCAGTGCttcccctatattcatttagcAGCGGCGGGCCGCCACATCAAAACAGATCAACATGGTGAAAACGTTTTCAGTGTGAACTTAAAACGACTAAAACCAGAtagaaagtatgtagaaaagataaacGGAGCGATATCTTTTTTAAataagatcatctttgagaactaaccaTCACCAAAATAAAAAACTACACAGAGAGAatctaaaatgtttttaaaaaatgtcctGGCATGGGGCCAcagacttgttttaacaaagttttaGTTATACGACATAagccatggtaaaatgtgtagaattgcaggaaattatctttaaaataaataaaaaaaaataaaaaaaaaacattctcagCCCCATGAAAGTGTATAACTGCAAGAAACTCTTTAAAAACTGTGGCCACGCCCACGACCACacccacaaccacaaccacacccaCACCCAGAAGTATCATTACCTACTAGCTACAGTGTGTTGTTGTTGCGTTTTAGACTACTAGCTACAGTGTGTTGTTGTTGCGTTTTAGATTTAAGTTGGTTCGTGTCGGGTTTGTTCTTTCAACCGTTTCTGCGTTGTTTCTCAGTAGACAGGGGCAATACGTTGTCAGGTAGAGGTGTTTGAACTTAGTGCTGCTTAAACAGTACACAATTGGGTCCACTAGACAGTCCATGTGGGAAAAAACTATGAAACCATCATAGACCTGAATAGCTATATTCTCAGCATTCTCTAAATCCATGGCTCTGACAATCAACAGAACAATTCTAGCGATGGTACAAGGCAGGAAACAGAAAGAAAAGACCAGTATGACAGAGGTGACCAGAAACACTGCTCGACGCAGCTTGGTCCTGTCACCTACTGTCTTCTTGTTGAGTCTGTTGACAATGCGGACCGTGCAGTACACCAACACAAAGAAAGGGATGAGAATCTGGGTGAAAAACACAACCTCTCTCAGAGTGTCAGTGATGTCCCCATGACTGCCACAGCAGCCGGTCTTCAGCATGGTGGGGATAGTCAAAGGGAGCAGTACTAGCCAGATGACGACAGATATATGAGGGGACTTTTTGAGGACAAAGTCCTTGTTCCCAGGATGAACCACGTTGAAGTAGCGATCGAGTGAAATCACAGCCAGGAAGCCGATACTGGCGCCTCGGTTCAGAAACAGCATGAAGAGCATGGCTTTGCAGATCTTTCCGTCCACACTCTGCCTCTCTCCGCGAAGAAAATTGTAGGCGTTCACTGGCAAACAGCCCAGCAGAAGAAGGTCAGCCAACACGAGATTGAACAGGAAAAGGTTGTTGGAGTTCAGTTTCCAGAACTCCAGCTTGAAGATGAAGAGGTAAAGCACTGAGAGGTTAAGAGGCAGAGCCAGGATGAACTCCACAATCATCACAGAGGCGTAGAATGTATACAAGGGCAGATTGTCTGCTGTGCAGTTATCATTCAGAAGATCATCTTCCATAATATGAACTGGCAAAACCTGTCCCCCTTTTTACAGTCAAAGCCTGATCCTGTCCGAATCCTTAAGAAGGAAAAGCAGTCCTCCAGAGTCCTCAACGCCAAGTGAGTCTGTTTAAGGGAAGCTCCTATTCCGTGTGCAGACCTGGTTACACTGAAGGACTGTACTTCAGTCTAAGTAATTCCCCCCCCAGGCAGCCGTTGTAAACCGTTCAGACTTGTTGGTTGAGCACCTTCCATTCCTGAGTAGGCGAGTCACCACAGGACCAATAGATAAGCATTTGGTCCCACGAGGGATTGAGAATATAGTGGAAGACATTGCATCAACACACAACAACTATTTTTTTTCCCATATTTGtcatattggggcggcagggagcctagtagttagagcgttgggccagtaaccgaaaggttgctggatcgaatccccgagctgacaaggtaaaaatctgttgttctgtccctgaacaaggcagttaacccactgttcccctgaacaaggcagttaacccactgttcccctggacaaggcagttaacccactgttcccctggacaaggcagttaacccactgttcccctggacaaggcagttaacccactgttcccctggacaaggcagttaacccactgttcccctgaacaaggcagttaacccactgttcccctgaacaaggcagttaacccactgttcccctgaacaaggcagttaacccactgttcccctgaacaaggcagttaacccactgttcccctgaacaaggcagttaacccactgttcccctgaacaaggcagttaacccactgttcccctgaacaaggcagttaacccactgttcccctgaacaaggcagttaacccactgttcccctgaacaaggcagttaacccactgttcctctgagcaaggcagttaacccactgttcccctgagcaaggcagttaacccactgttcccctgagcaaggcagttaacccactgttcccctgaacaaggcagttaacccactgttcccctgaacaaggcagttaacccactgttcccctgaacaaggcagttaacccactgttcccctgaacaaggcagttaacccactgttcccctgaacaaggcagttaacccactgttcccctgaacaaggcagttaacccactgttcccctgaacaaggcagttaacccactgttcccctgaacaaggcagttaacccactgttcccctgaacaaggcagttaacccactgttcccctgaacaaggcagttaacccactgttcccctgaacaaggcagttaacccactgttcccctgaacaaggcagttaacccactgttcccctgaacaaggcagttaacccactgttcccctgaacaaggcagttaacccactgttcccctgaacaaggcagttaacccactgttcccctgaacaaggcagttaacccactgtttctaggccgtcattgtaaataagatgtttttcttaactgacttgtctggttAAGTTAAATATCTGTTTATAAAAGTTATCTTTTTCATTCGCTACATATTCTCCCTGCTGAATTCCTACATGAAGTAGGCCTAAGTAAGTGCAGGGGCGTGCCTCTGGTTGCACAACACATCCGTGGGAATTAACATGTAGGTGAGGCTGTCATAACACGTTttgattgattaaaacacacagaACTACAAGGTGAAGACACGGGCAGTTCTTCCGCTGAAAGTCATAGAATACCTCCTGAGCAGGAAGGTCTTATTTTGATTCATTGATTTATGTTCTATTGTTTGTTTACCTCCCAGGGCTCCGCTGTGGTCCAGACTCCTCTTCTTCAGGGCCCGTGTGGTGAGAGTCAGAGGAACCAGGATGGAGAACAACCATCGCCATGGAGACACCGGCTGGAGAGTGCCTGGAATGACGCATTGAATTAGGTTATAGCTCTAGCTAATAATCAGTGTTTCATCAAGTCGTGCTTCATCCTCTTTAACAAACATCTACTACTGAAACCATCTCTCCTTGTCTATATTCTGGAATGGGGGGAGCAACAGAgctaggaagggggggggggacaacagagctaggaagggggggggggacaacagagctaggaaggggggggggacaacagagctaggaagggggggggggacaacagaGCTAGGAAGGGGGGGGGACAACAGAgctaggaagggggggggggacaacagaGCTAGGAAGGGGGGGGGACAACAGAGCTAGGAAGGGGGGGACAACAGTGCTAGGAAGGGGGGGACAACAGAGTTAGGAAGGGGGGAGGGACAACAGAGCTAGGAAGGGGGAGCAACAGAGCTAGGAAGGGGGAGCAACAGAGCTAGGAAGGGGGGGGCAACAGAGCTAGGAAGGGGGGGGCAACAGAGCTAGGAAGGGGGGGGGCAACAGAGCTAGGAAGGGGGGGGCAACAGAGCTAGGAAGGGGGGGGCAACAGAGCTAGGAAGGGGGGGGCAACAGAGCTAGGAAGGGGGGGGCAACAGAGCTAGGAAGGGGGGGAGCAACAGAGCTAGGAAGGGGGGGAGCAACAGAGCTAGGAAGGGGGGCCTATCTTGCTTATATAGTATTGAGAGAAAGTTTGCACCCTTTAGCATTGTCTCTATTTCTGCAACAAAACATGTTCTCCCCTCTTATGGGTAACGGTGAGAGCATGTGAGCATGTTTTGCAGCCTCTACACCTCTCACTCATCCGTATTCATGATTAATTCGTGTTTTTTTCTTAATCATGGCACTATCAAGATTAATTTAGAAGTGTTCTGAAACATCTTctatatgggaccaaatactaaacttttgactactttaatccACTTTGAGCTCATTAATCTAGagattcacatacttttttcccCACAAATAAATGTAATGGTAGATCAATTTTCTCCATAAAgaaattcaaaagtacaattgtTTTTGTGTTATTCGTTTAAATCAGATGAACTTGATCTATTATTAGGAGTAGGACTTAGATGAAGATCTGATGACATTTATGCAgaacatttattattattttaaagggTTAACAAGCTTTTCATAACCCACAATGGTAGGGAAAACACTGGACATAActgacaaggtgtgtgtgtgtgagcatgtccACACACGCAAGTGTCTCTTACCAAAATATGTGCTGGCTGTGATGGAAATTATCCAGAAGAAGAGGGAGATGGCCAGGGTGGCACACAACACGATCATATCAGTCATCATCTTGAGGTATTCTTTCATTTGTATCTCATCCTCAAAAATCATTGTGGAAGAAGTGAATAGAACCTGTGGAAGTCATCGACGTTACCTTGGGCACTTGTTTAGTTATATGACAGATGGCTTACAGGGGACAGCTAGTAGCCTGGTCCAAGGTCTGTTTgtactgtcttgccaactcctgtgGGCACATTGACACACCAGGCAGACCTCGGACCAGGCTAGTCTGGGCAGCGGCTGGTGGGC from Oncorhynchus mykiss isolate Arlee chromosome 15, USDA_OmykA_1.1, whole genome shotgun sequence includes these protein-coding regions:
- the LOC110499734 gene encoding 12-(S)-hydroxy-5,8,10,14-eicosatetraenoic acid receptor; the encoded protein is MEDDLLNDNCTADNLPLYTFYASVMIVEFILALPLNLSVLYLFIFKLEFWKLNSNNLFLFNLVLADLLLLGCLPVNAYNFLRGERQSVDGKICKAMLFMLFLNRGASIGFLAVISLDRYFNVVHPGNKDFVLKKSPHISVVIWLVLLPLTIPTMLKTGCCGSHGDITDTLREVVFFTQILIPFFVLVYCTVRIVNRLNKKTVGDRTKLRRAVFLVTSVILVFSFCFLPCTIARIVLLIVRAMDLENAENIAIQVYDGFIVFSHMDCLVDPIVYCLSSTKFKHLYLTTYCPCLLRNNAETVERTNPTRTNLNLKRNNNTL